In Bradyrhizobium erythrophlei, a single genomic region encodes these proteins:
- a CDS encoding acetyl-CoA acetyltransferase gives MSPSHPPADRTPVIVGIGEITDRPSEITDGLEPLVLLVEALKRAEADSGVKWLGEIDSLDVVNFLSWRYREPEQLLSSRLGIRPKHVYYGPVGGESPIRHLHEAAQRIARGECSVAAVCGAEAQSTATRAERAGVTLPWTPFAHDVEEPKRGAAFQKPLAVKLGVFRPVSVYPFYEAAAAAHWGKTPREAMAESGALWSAYSQAAGENPNAWLKRRFTPEEITTPSADNRLIAWPYTKLMVANPTVNMGGALLLTNLAKARAAGIAEHRLVYLVGGASAQEPRDYLERDQFVESHAQNAVLTATLDLAGGRAEAFGAIELYSCFPCVPKMARRTLGLGADVMPTVTGGLTFFGAPLNTYMTHAACAMVRKLRGGVKLGLLYGQGGFVTKHHALILSRDAPSEPLAQDTSVQHEADRHRGPVPPFVTEAGGQATVESFTAIYGRDNEIEHGVVMLRTEDNSRTLARVPAHDRQTLAHLLNIDRSPIGSSGAISRADDGVLEWRVG, from the coding sequence ATGAGCCCGTCGCACCCGCCCGCGGACCGAACTCCCGTCATCGTCGGCATCGGTGAAATCACCGACCGGCCGAGCGAGATCACGGATGGCCTCGAGCCGCTCGTTCTGCTGGTTGAGGCGCTCAAGCGGGCCGAAGCTGACAGCGGCGTGAAATGGCTCGGCGAGATCGACTCGCTCGACGTCGTCAATTTTCTCAGCTGGCGCTATCGCGAGCCGGAACAGCTGCTTTCATCGCGGCTCGGTATCCGGCCGAAGCACGTCTATTATGGGCCGGTCGGCGGTGAAAGTCCGATCCGCCACCTGCATGAAGCGGCCCAGCGCATCGCGCGCGGCGAATGCAGCGTGGCGGCGGTCTGCGGCGCCGAAGCGCAGAGCACGGCGACAAGGGCCGAGCGGGCCGGCGTCACGCTGCCCTGGACGCCGTTCGCTCACGATGTCGAGGAGCCCAAGCGCGGTGCGGCATTCCAGAAGCCGCTCGCCGTCAAGCTTGGCGTGTTCCGCCCCGTCAGCGTCTATCCATTTTACGAAGCGGCCGCCGCAGCGCATTGGGGCAAGACACCGCGCGAGGCGATGGCCGAATCCGGCGCGTTGTGGTCGGCCTATTCGCAAGCGGCTGGCGAAAATCCGAATGCCTGGCTGAAACGGCGCTTCACGCCGGAAGAGATCACGACGCCTTCGGCCGACAATCGGCTGATCGCGTGGCCCTATACCAAGCTCATGGTCGCCAATCCGACCGTCAATATGGGTGGCGCGCTCTTGCTGACGAATCTCGCCAAAGCGCGTGCGGCCGGCATCGCCGAGCACAGACTGGTCTACCTCGTCGGTGGCGCATCGGCGCAAGAGCCGCGCGACTACCTCGAGCGCGACCAGTTCGTTGAAAGCCATGCCCAGAACGCGGTGCTGACGGCAACTCTCGATCTCGCCGGCGGCCGCGCCGAGGCCTTTGGCGCGATCGAACTTTATAGCTGCTTTCCCTGCGTCCCGAAGATGGCGCGCCGCACGCTCGGGTTGGGCGCGGACGTCATGCCGACCGTCACCGGCGGGCTGACGTTCTTCGGCGCACCGCTCAACACCTATATGACCCACGCGGCTTGCGCCATGGTGCGAAAGCTGCGCGGCGGCGTTAAACTCGGCCTGCTCTACGGCCAGGGTGGCTTTGTCACCAAGCACCACGCACTGATCTTGTCACGGGACGCGCCGTCAGAGCCGCTGGCGCAGGACACCAGCGTTCAGCACGAGGCTGATCGCCATCGCGGGCCGGTGCCGCCATTTGTGACGGAGGCCGGCGGCCAGGCGACCGTCGAAAGCTTCACCGCGATCTACGGCCGCGACAACGAGATCGAGCATGGCGTGGTGATGCTGCGGACGGAGGATAATTCGCGCACATTGGCGCGGGTGCCTGCCCACGACCGCCAGACGCTGGCGCATCTACTGAATATCGACCGCAGTCCGATCGGCTCGTCCGGCGCGATTTCTCGCGCCGACGATGGCGTGCTGGAATGGCGGGTGGGATAA
- a CDS encoding efflux RND transporter periplasmic adaptor subunit has translation MPTEAETRKPVSRRKLGIFGVVAVVGALTLVVTGIRAREDTNVKLKEWTDDQAAPAVAVVYPDPGALTASLDLPGRLEAYYRAPIFARVNGYVKSWNADIGARVKAGDVIAEIDAPDLDQQLLQARADLTNQQASAKLSEVTLARRKTLIASNFVSMQEIDERTADLSNKNAAVNSSQANVERLEALAGYKKITVPFDGIVTARNTDVGALINAGGGSGPPMFIISDIKKLRVYVNVPQNYVPSVKIGAKAKIAVPEYLTRAFEATVEASAQSVDVNSGTTQMQLGLDNSAGELMPGGFANVKLVLQREGVPLHIPASALIFDQKGLRVATVTPDNKILFKPVTIARDLGRDIELAGGVTVEDRVISTPPDGIVDGDPVRVVSTKGRPATATAKQGEKG, from the coding sequence ATGCCCACTGAAGCTGAAACTCGCAAACCAGTTTCGCGCCGGAAACTGGGCATCTTCGGTGTCGTCGCCGTCGTCGGCGCGTTGACACTGGTCGTTACCGGGATCCGCGCCCGGGAAGACACCAACGTCAAGCTGAAGGAATGGACGGACGACCAGGCCGCACCGGCGGTTGCCGTGGTCTATCCCGATCCCGGCGCGCTGACGGCCTCGCTCGACCTGCCGGGCCGTTTGGAGGCCTATTATCGCGCCCCGATCTTCGCGCGCGTCAACGGCTACGTGAAGAGCTGGAACGCCGACATCGGTGCACGGGTGAAGGCCGGCGACGTGATCGCCGAAATCGATGCCCCGGACCTCGATCAGCAGCTGCTCCAGGCGCGCGCCGATCTGACCAATCAGCAAGCGAGCGCGAAGCTGTCGGAAGTCACGCTGGCCCGTCGCAAGACGCTGATCGCGTCGAACTTCGTTTCCATGCAGGAAATCGACGAGCGTACCGCCGACCTCTCCAACAAGAATGCCGCCGTCAACTCGAGCCAGGCCAACGTGGAACGGCTCGAGGCGCTCGCCGGTTACAAGAAGATCACCGTGCCGTTCGACGGCATCGTGACCGCGCGCAATACCGACGTTGGCGCGCTGATCAATGCCGGCGGCGGCAGCGGCCCGCCGATGTTCATCATCTCGGACATCAAGAAACTGCGCGTCTATGTCAACGTGCCGCAGAACTACGTGCCTTCGGTCAAGATCGGCGCCAAGGCCAAGATCGCAGTGCCGGAATATCTGACCCGGGCGTTTGAAGCGACCGTCGAAGCTTCGGCCCAGTCGGTCGACGTCAATTCTGGCACGACGCAGATGCAGCTTGGCCTCGATAACAGCGCGGGCGAATTGATGCCGGGCGGCTTTGCCAATGTGAAGCTGGTGCTTCAGCGCGAGGGCGTGCCACTGCATATTCCCGCCAGCGCCCTCATCTTCGACCAGAAGGGCCTGCGGGTGGCGACCGTCACGCCCGACAACAAGATCCTGTTCAAGCCGGTGACGATCGCACGCGACCTCGGCCGTGATATCGAACTTGCCGGTGGTGTGACGGTGGAAGACCGCGTCATCAGCACGCCGCCCGATGGCATCGTCGATGGTGATCCGGTGCGCGTCGTCAGCACCAAGGGCCGTCCGGCGACGGCGACAGCCAAGCAGGGCGAGAAGGGGTAG
- a CDS encoding flavin-containing monooxygenase, whose amino-acid sequence MSTAPSVPNQGREEAFDVVVVGAGFAGLYMLYRLRGLGFSAHVYEQGAGVGGTWYWNRYPGARCDVESMQYSYSFSEELQQEWNWSERYASQPEILEYANHVADRFNLRADISFNTRVERAEFNEVSGTWSLTVSNHRPVRARFVVLATGCLSNARIPDIKGLSEFTGKVYHTGQWPHESIDFAGQRVGVVGTGSSAIQSVPLISQQASHLFVFQRTPNFSIPARNVPLTEQARDAFRENYPEIRRFAREETRNGIYTELPDRGAFDDGENARRARYEDRWARGGLPFLVAYNNLVIDKAANDTAAEFVRGKIAETVRDRETAKLLQPENYPFGSKRLCVDTDYYATFNRPNVTLVDISAGGIEEILPGAVRAGGRDYEVDALVLATGFDAMTGSVAKIDIRGRGGMTLNRKWAEGPKTYLGLMSGGFPNLFIITGPGSPSVLSNMIVSIEQHVDWIADCLASMRERGHAIIEAAAEAEDKWVAHVNEVAQMTLYPQANSWYMGANIPGKPRIFMPYIGGVGAYRRICDEVAAKGYRGFAMTSAETAGIAAV is encoded by the coding sequence ATGTCCACCGCGCCATCCGTTCCGAACCAAGGCCGGGAAGAGGCCTTCGACGTCGTGGTGGTCGGCGCCGGTTTTGCCGGACTCTATATGCTCTACCGGCTGCGCGGACTGGGGTTCTCGGCGCACGTCTACGAGCAGGGCGCCGGCGTCGGCGGCACCTGGTACTGGAACCGGTATCCCGGCGCGCGCTGCGACGTCGAAAGCATGCAATACTCCTATTCGTTCTCGGAAGAATTGCAGCAGGAATGGAACTGGAGCGAGCGTTACGCGTCGCAGCCGGAAATCCTGGAATACGCCAACCATGTCGCCGATCGCTTCAACCTGCGCGCCGACATCTCGTTCAACACACGCGTCGAGCGCGCCGAATTCAATGAGGTGAGCGGCACGTGGAGCCTCACGGTTTCCAATCACCGTCCGGTGCGCGCAAGATTTGTCGTGCTGGCGACGGGGTGTCTGTCCAACGCCAGAATTCCGGACATCAAGGGTTTGTCCGAATTCACCGGCAAGGTCTATCACACCGGCCAATGGCCGCATGAGAGCATCGATTTCGCGGGCCAGCGTGTCGGCGTTGTCGGCACCGGTTCTTCTGCGATCCAGTCGGTGCCGTTGATTTCTCAACAGGCGAGCCACCTTTTTGTCTTCCAGCGCACGCCGAATTTCTCGATTCCCGCCCGCAATGTGCCGCTGACCGAACAAGCGCGCGATGCGTTCCGCGAGAATTATCCCGAGATCAGGCGCTTTGCGCGGGAGGAAACGCGCAACGGCATCTATACCGAACTTCCCGATCGCGGTGCGTTCGATGACGGCGAAAATGCAAGGCGGGCTCGATACGAGGATCGCTGGGCCAGGGGCGGATTGCCGTTTCTGGTTGCGTACAACAATCTCGTGATCGACAAGGCCGCCAACGACACCGCCGCCGAATTCGTTCGCGGCAAGATCGCGGAGACCGTTAGGGATCGCGAGACGGCGAAGTTGTTGCAGCCTGAAAATTATCCGTTCGGTTCCAAGCGCCTTTGCGTCGACACCGACTATTACGCAACCTTCAACCGGCCCAATGTGACGTTGGTCGATATCAGCGCCGGCGGCATCGAGGAAATCCTGCCCGGCGCGGTCCGTGCGGGTGGGCGGGACTATGAGGTCGATGCGCTGGTGCTGGCGACCGGATTCGACGCGATGACCGGCTCGGTGGCAAAGATCGACATTCGCGGCCGCGGCGGCATGACGCTGAATCGAAAATGGGCCGAAGGTCCGAAAACCTATCTCGGCCTGATGAGCGGAGGTTTCCCCAATCTCTTCATCATCACTGGCCCCGGCAGCCCGTCGGTGCTTAGCAACATGATTGTCTCGATCGAGCAGCATGTCGACTGGATTGCCGATTGCCTCGCGTCCATGCGCGAACGAGGCCATGCGATCATCGAAGCCGCGGCCGAGGCGGAAGACAAATGGGTCGCCCATGTCAACGAAGTCGCGCAGATGACGCTCTATCCGCAGGCGAACTCCTGGTACATGGGCGCCAACATTCCCGGCAAGCCGCGCATCTTCATGCCCTATATCGGGGGCGTCGGCGCCTATCGCCGCATCTGCGACGAGGTCGCGGCCAAGGGTTATCGCGGTTTTGCGATGACGTCGGCGGAGACAGCGGGGATCGCGGCGGTCTAG
- a CDS encoding efflux RND transporter permease subunit: MTELVRIALNRPYTFVVLALLLLIIGPLSAMRTPVDIFPDIRIPVIGVIWQYTGLPPDQMSGRIITQYQRILTTTVNDIEHITANSYNGIGIVKIFFQPNADIRTANAQVTSVSQTILKQMPPGATPPLILNYSASTVPIIQLALSGEGLTEQILGDIAINQLRTPLVTVPGAAIPYPYGGKQRQIQIDVDPQKLQSLGLSGQDVANALAAQNLIQPAGTSKIGSFEYVIQVNNSPLKAGEMGDLPIKVVNGATVYIRDVATVRDGNPPQTNVVHVDGNRSVLMMVLKNGYTSTLDIIAGIKAKAAAYKDSLPDALKIGFVGDQGVFVAASIEGVVREGVIAAVLTSVMILLFLGSWRSTIIIATSIPLAVFGSIIMLAAIGETLNIMTLGGLALAVGILVDEATVTIENINWHLEQGKEVRPAILDGAQQIVVPAFVSLLCICIVFIPMFFLQGIPRFLFVPMAEAVIFAMIWSFILSRTLVPTMAMYLLKPHQHEHGAVLPPTRNPLVMFQRGFERGFESFRSAYRDLLTLALHHRPTFVVGFLAFVVASFAMVPYLGQNFFPSVDAGQILMHVRLQVGTRLEESANQFADIQKAIKKIIPPDQIETMTDNIGMPISGINMTYNNTGVMGPQDGDIQIKLKEDHPPTENYVKAMREQLPQLFPGTSFAFLPADIVNQILNFGAPAPIDLQVRGNNLNANFEYATNLLNRIRKIPGVADARIQQSTKNPTFNIDVDRTRAQYVGLTERDVVNSLTVNLSGSGQVAPTYYLNPDNGVNYSVVMQTPQYQVDSLSSLQTLPITSSQPTQAPILGGVASISRSTSSAIVSQYDIQPLVQIFATPQGRDLGGIAADVNKLIAATAKDVPKGSTVVLSGQVQTMNSSFSGLLFGLLGAIVLVYFLIVVNFQSWSDPFVIITALPAALAGIVWMLFTTHTTMSVPALTGAIMCMGVATANSVLVISFARERYEELGDPVAAAIEAGFVRIRPVLMTALAMIIGMLPMSLGLGEGGEANAPLGRAVIGGLMFSTVATLMFVPVVFSMLHKKQDAKAVVQSETENAH, translated from the coding sequence ATGACTGAACTGGTCCGTATTGCCCTGAACCGGCCATACACATTCGTCGTGCTCGCGCTGCTGCTCCTGATTATCGGGCCGCTGTCGGCCATGCGGACGCCGGTCGATATCTTCCCGGATATCCGGATACCGGTCATCGGCGTCATCTGGCAGTACACGGGTTTGCCGCCGGATCAGATGTCCGGCCGCATCATCACCCAATATCAGCGAATTCTGACGACGACCGTCAACGACATCGAGCATATCACGGCGAACTCCTATAACGGCATCGGCATCGTCAAGATCTTCTTCCAGCCGAACGCCGACATCCGCACCGCCAACGCGCAGGTTACGTCGGTCTCGCAAACGATCCTCAAGCAGATGCCGCCGGGCGCGACGCCGCCGTTGATCCTCAACTACAGTGCTTCGACGGTTCCGATCATTCAGCTCGCGCTGTCGGGCGAGGGGCTCACCGAGCAGATCCTCGGCGACATCGCCATCAATCAGTTGCGCACGCCGCTGGTGACCGTGCCGGGCGCCGCGATCCCGTATCCCTACGGCGGCAAGCAGCGTCAGATCCAGATCGACGTCGATCCGCAGAAGCTGCAGTCGCTGGGATTGTCCGGGCAGGACGTTGCCAATGCGCTTGCCGCCCAGAACCTGATTCAGCCGGCCGGCACCTCGAAGATCGGCAGCTTCGAATACGTTATCCAGGTCAACAACTCGCCGCTGAAAGCCGGCGAAATGGGCGATCTGCCGATCAAGGTCGTCAACGGTGCTACCGTTTATATCCGCGACGTCGCGACTGTGCGCGATGGCAATCCGCCACAAACCAACGTCGTGCACGTCGATGGCAATCGCTCCGTGCTGATGATGGTGCTGAAGAACGGCTACACCTCGACGCTCGACATCATCGCCGGCATCAAGGCCAAAGCTGCTGCCTACAAGGATTCACTTCCTGATGCCCTGAAGATCGGTTTTGTCGGCGACCAGGGCGTTTTCGTCGCCGCCTCGATCGAAGGCGTGGTGCGCGAAGGCGTCATCGCCGCCGTGTTGACCAGCGTCATGATCCTGCTGTTTCTGGGAAGCTGGCGCTCGACGATCATCATTGCGACCTCGATCCCGCTCGCCGTGTTCGGCTCGATCATCATGCTGGCGGCGATCGGCGAAACCCTCAACATCATGACGCTGGGCGGCCTCGCACTGGCGGTCGGTATTCTCGTCGACGAAGCCACGGTGACGATCGAGAACATCAATTGGCATCTGGAACAGGGCAAGGAAGTTCGCCCGGCGATCCTCGACGGCGCGCAGCAGATCGTGGTGCCGGCCTTTGTGTCGCTGCTTTGTATCTGCATCGTGTTCATTCCGATGTTCTTCCTGCAGGGCATTCCGCGCTTCCTGTTCGTGCCGATGGCGGAAGCGGTGATCTTCGCGATGATCTGGTCGTTCATCCTGTCGCGAACGCTGGTGCCGACGATGGCGATGTATCTGCTGAAGCCGCATCAGCACGAACATGGCGCGGTGTTGCCGCCGACGCGGAATCCGCTGGTCATGTTCCAGCGCGGCTTCGAGCGCGGCTTCGAGAGCTTCCGCAGCGCTTACCGCGATCTCTTGACGCTCGCTCTGCATCACCGTCCGACCTTCGTGGTCGGTTTCCTGGCGTTTGTCGTGGCTTCGTTCGCGATGGTGCCTTATCTCGGGCAGAACTTTTTCCCGTCGGTCGATGCCGGCCAGATCCTGATGCATGTGCGCCTCCAGGTTGGCACACGGCTGGAGGAAAGCGCCAACCAGTTCGCCGACATCCAGAAGGCGATCAAGAAGATCATCCCGCCCGATCAGATCGAGACGATGACCGACAATATCGGCATGCCGATTTCGGGCATCAACATGACGTACAACAATACCGGCGTGATGGGTCCGCAGGACGGCGACATCCAGATCAAGTTGAAGGAAGATCATCCGCCGACTGAAAACTACGTGAAGGCGATGCGGGAACAGCTTCCGCAGCTTTTCCCTGGAACGTCGTTTGCATTTCTCCCGGCGGACATCGTCAACCAGATCCTGAATTTCGGTGCACCGGCGCCGATCGACTTGCAGGTCAGGGGCAACAATTTGAATGCGAATTTCGAATACGCCACCAATCTGTTGAACCGGATTCGCAAGATTCCGGGGGTCGCGGACGCGCGCATTCAGCAGTCCACGAAGAACCCGACTTTCAACATCGATGTGGACAGAACACGCGCGCAATATGTCGGCCTGACCGAGCGCGACGTCGTCAACAGCCTTACCGTCAACCTGTCGGGCAGCGGGCAGGTGGCGCCGACCTACTATCTCAATCCCGACAACGGCGTGAACTACTCGGTGGTGATGCAGACGCCGCAGTATCAGGTCGATTCCTTGAGCTCGCTGCAAACGTTGCCGATCACGTCCAGCCAACCGACGCAGGCGCCGATTCTGGGCGGCGTGGCCAGTATTTCGCGCTCGACGTCGAGCGCGATTGTTTCCCAATACGACATCCAGCCGTTGGTGCAGATTTTCGCGACCCCGCAGGGACGCGACCTCGGCGGTATCGCCGCCGACGTCAACAAGCTGATCGCGGCGACCGCCAAGGATGTGCCGAAGGGCTCGACGGTCGTGCTTTCCGGTCAGGTGCAGACCATGAACAGTTCGTTCTCGGGTTTGCTGTTCGGCCTGCTGGGCGCGATCGTGCTGGTCTATTTCCTGATCGTCGTGAACTTCCAGTCCTGGTCCGACCCGTTCGTGATCATCACGGCGCTGCCTGCGGCGCTCGCAGGCATCGTCTGGATGCTGTTTACGACCCATACGACGATGTCGGTTCCGGCGCTGACGGGCGCGATCATGTGCATGGGTGTTGCCACCGCCAACAGCGTGCTCGTGATCAGCTTTGCCCGCGAGCGCTATGAAGAACTGGGCGACCCCGTCGCCGCCGCCATCGAGGCCGGTTTCGTCCGTATCCGTCCGGTGCTGATGACGGCGCTCGCCATGATCATCGGCATGCTGCCGATGTCGCTGGGCCTCGGTGAAGGCGGCGAAGCCAATGCCCCGCTGGGCCGGGCCGTGATCGGTGGCCTGATGTTCTCCACCGTTGCGACGTTGATGTTTGTTCCCGTGGTTTTCAGTATGTTACATAAGAAACAGGACGCCAAAGCCGTCGTCCAATCGGAGACTGAGAATGCCCACTGA